CAACTAATTGATGGAAGCAATGGACTTAGGTAATTCAAACTTTACAGCACAGTTTGCTATCTGCATCAGCAAAGCCGACAAACAAGTTAGTGACATAATTTTGCCATGAAAGCATAGTTGAATTTCGCTGTTAACATTTGACTAATACATAAGCTTAAATGATGCCTTCACATTTTCCCCTACTTTATCATCCCAATCAAACTCTGAAAGCGGGAAAAAAATTTAGACATGAATTGACAAGGAAAGATAGCAATGTGAAAGTTTTAATCAATCCAGTTTATCACTTAAACGTTCAAGTTTGACAATCGGGATCTTTTCCTTATATTGAGATGAATATGCATTCCACCACAATCAAATCACATAAGTatgagaaagaaataaaaaacatcATCCAGGGTTACCTCATCGCCCATGTGGGAGAATCATATTCATGACAGATAAGCCAGAGCACGATTCGACGACTAGTAATTAATGTAAGCTAACACAAGTTGCCCTCGGATGATATTGTCTTGAAATTTAACGATACATGGTTTACAGGGGGGAACAAGCACGGAAGGAAGATGGAAGGGTCGCGTAGTTgaattaaacaattaaaaactGATTGATTGATCGATTAAAACAGTATAAATGACGGCAAATAATTGAAGAGAAACTTTGTACAGAATCTGAATCTTGGCTATGGAATGAAAATGGTGCTCTGTACGTACCTGACTTTGACTTTGAGATCTCAAATGATGACTTGATCATCTATCTCGATGCAAGGAATGTGAGCTATCTTGCTCCACTCTTCTCCCGTCTTCTCCCGACACCTCTTCCTCAGAGAAGGACATTTTTTGATGCTCAGAAAAGAGAGCGATGCCGGAAAACCCTCTTTTGGCAGGAATTTGAGACGACGACAGCTTGTAATTTCGAGCTCTTGGAGACAATTGAGGTGTTGAAGTCCCTTTCCCTTCAAAGATTTCAGCCTATTCACTCCAGAGATTTCGAGACCGTGAAGTGTGGTAGGGAGCAGCTGTTCCTTGAGCACAGTGTCCAACAAATCCTCGCTGCTCCAGATCCGAAATGTTCGGAGGGAGACAAGTCGTTGCAAACCCCAGTACTCCACTGAAGGCCTCAGTTTCTCACAACCTATGATTCCAAATGATTGTAGGTTGGGAGGCAAACCCCCTTCTGCAAATGACTCAACATTTGGAAGATTGTATATATCTAAGTCTCGAAGGGCGGTGAGGGTGTGTAATCGGTCGGGCAATAACTTCAAATTCTTGCATCCCCAGACTGTAAATCGAGCCAGTTTGGGAGTGTGCAATCCCCCGTGGGGAAAAGAGACCAGATTTGGACAGTCATAGATAAAGAGAGAATCGAGATGAGTGAGATTTTCATCATCAGCTCCTTCTCCAATGGAAAGGGATTCTAGATTTTTACCGCCCTCGATATTAAGAAATGAAAGTTTGGGGAAAACGCCCAGCGGGAAGGACCTCAGTGAATCACAGCTGTCCCTCAATCTCAAATCTTGAAGGGATGTCAATTTGGCCATCATCTCATGAGATAGGAATTCTAATCTCCTGCATTTTTCTATTCCAAGATATGTCAACGAAGTGGGTAGACCGTTTCTCGGGAACGACAAGAGTGACGCGCAGTTAACGAGACTCAATCTTTCAAGACAACTGCTGAAGTGCGGCTGCAAGCAATCTGTGCTACTAAAAATTTGAATCCCAAGCCTCCAAAGCGAGGACAGCGACTCCGTCTCGAGTAACGACGAGAGACCAGGGCATCTAACTATCTTCAGTTCTTTAAGAGATTGTCGCAAGGATTCCGTGTTAACGATGAGAGACCAGGGTATCCATCTTGTTCTGGTAGCCCTTTCATGCAGAACCCTGCAGTCGTCCACTTCAAGTTGTCTCAAGCAAGGAAGACGATGAGGTAAGTTTCCTCTCAACTTCGGACAATTGTGTAAAATAAGCACCTCAAGACAAGGAAAGCAAGATTGACCACTACCTGGACTTGACAGCCATTCCTCCCACTCCGGCATCTCTTTAAACACTAGCTTCCTGAGAGATTGAAATGGTTGACTTAGAGAAGCTCCATTACCCCCGTAGAACTCAACATCAATACTCACAACAAATTTCATCCTTTCTATATAGAGCTCTTTGAGGGCGGGTAACCTTCCAACTGGTGGCAATGACAAGCAAGTACTACAATCAGTGAGATGCATGACTTGTATGCTGGAGAAGGAAGAGTCTCCCAACCAATCCGGAAACgtagttccaccataaaatctgATGGTCAGCTTCACCAAATTTACGGAAGGTTGTAGGCTTTCAAGTACATGTCTCTCTTTTACGGAATCATTTGCATCCTCATGACCCCATGCCAACTCTACTTCGTGAAGGTCTTTCTTATCCTTCAAATTGGCCCCCAAGGCATCCATAGGATTGACTACATTTTGCAGATTCAAGATAGATAGTTTTCCTCGAAGGTTCGACAATTGCCCCAGTTCTCCAATGCCACTTGACCTTGTAGATTTCCCCAACACAAAAGCAGTCAATGTACTCAAACTTTTTAGTCTACCCATTTGCACCGGCATCTCTTTTATACAAGTTTCTCTAATATCAAGAAGACGCAAATTAATCAATTTCCTCATGTCTGCAGGCAATTCAACAAGAGAGGAACAACCTAACAATAATAGAGTTTGCAAATTGTAGAGCTCACACATCGTATTTGGTAACGTTTTAACTGCAGTGTAAGAGAGGTCGATGTAGCGCAAGCTTAAGTGTTTACCAATGTTATCAGGTAACTGAGTTATATTTTTATATCTTGCCAATGACAACACCCGTAAACATCTTTGTGCTAGTAACAAATCCTCTAGAACCTTTATGCTTACATATAGGCTCTTATCCCACTTATAGTATGGTCTTAAAGACATGGGAAACAAGGTGC
This region of Malus domestica chromosome 07, GDT2T_hap1 genomic DNA includes:
- the LOC103438624 gene encoding putative disease resistance RPP13-like protein 1; protein product: MAGALIGEAFLSASIRTLCDKVSSGELVDFFRRKKLDHSLLEKLKLTLLTLHAVLNDAEEKQIVNPAVGMWLNELKHAVFDAEDLLDEIDAEVLRSKVEAEYQTKKTQVWNFLSTSLNPFCQGMNGRVQVIFERLEHLAKQKDLLGLIGVVKGTVSQRTPTTSFVEHEFSACGRERDERELKRMLRSDNASSSHISVIPIVGMGGVGKTTLARVLYNDKKIKEHFDVTAWACVSEDFDDIRVTKTLIESIISKPCSLQDMSLLQVELREQVRGKKFLFVLDDLWNDNYSDWDLVRAPFTYGARGSKVIVTTRNESVASLVHTGPIHYLRHLSDEDCWLLLSKHAFRNENPSAHPELEEIGKQIAHKCDGLPLAAKALGGLLGCNVGYKEWSHILNNNLWETLHDKSVLPSLRLSYHYLPTYLKQCFAYLSIFPKDYEFEKENIIQLWMALGLIPQAESGQGLEELGGRYFDELLSRSLLQRSWKSSFTMHDLINDLAMSVSGEFCFRLGEGQPHEVPKRVRHLSYMRERFDTVAKFKPLDEIKCLRTLFPMSLRPYYKWDKSLYVSIKVLEDLLLAQRCLRVLSLARYKNITQLPDNIGKHLSLRYIDLSYTAVKTLPNTMCELYNLQTLLLLGCSSLVELPADMRKLINLRLLDIRETCIKEMPVQMGRLKSLSTLTAFVLGKSTRSSGIGELGQLSNLRGKLSILNLQNVVNPMDALGANLKDKKDLHEVELAWGHEDANDSVKERHVLESLQPSVNLVKLTIRFYGGTTFPDWLGDSSFSSIQVMHLTDCSTCLSLPPVGRLPALKELYIERMKFVVSIDVEFYGGNGASLSQPFQSLRKLVFKEMPEWEEWLSSPGSGQSCFPCLEVLILHNCPKLRGNLPHRLPCLRQLEVDDCRVLHERATRTRWIPWSLIVNTESLRQSLKELKIVRCPGLSSLLETESLSSLWRLGIQIFSSTDCLQPHFSSCLERLSLVNCASLLSFPRNGLPTSLTYLGIEKCRRLEFLSHEMMAKLTSLQDLRLRDSCDSLRSFPLGVFPKLSFLNIEGGKNLESLSIGEGADDENLTHLDSLFIYDCPNLVSFPHGGLHTPKLARFTVWGCKNLKLLPDRLHTLTALRDLDIYNLPNVESFAEGGLPPNLQSFGIIGCEKLRPSVEYWGLQRLVSLRTFRIWSSEDLLDTVLKEQLLPTTLHGLEISGVNRLKSLKGKGLQHLNCLQELEITSCRRLKFLPKEGFPASLSFLSIKKCPSLRKRCREKTGEEWSKIAHIPCIEIDDQVII